One Takifugu rubripes chromosome 19, fTakRub1.2, whole genome shotgun sequence genomic window carries:
- the tmem74b gene encoding transmembrane protein 74B isoform X3, whose translation MSLETSVELQELQGRGRQQGMSPVPTLASWRAASVCCTVQLLENTPSLQDDPPQQEFPSMGCPTPAQHQELLEPFDEQEEEGGDGQEDVTKFSPTRAPSTDYGFIFALVFLVSGIVLVVIAYTIPREAKVDRDSVSARQMEKLEIYYAQLGSHLDKCIIAGLGLLTLGGMFLCVLLLVSVCQGQLYQHNIVFIRPKRTYGSINLRMKQLEEEVGEHEGGDREEL comes from the exons ATGTCTCTGGAGACGTCCGTAGAGCTTCAGGAGCTCCAAGGAAGAGGAAGGCAGCAGGGCATGAGTCCAGTCCCGACCTTGGCGTCCTGGCGAGCAGCCTCAGTGTGCTGCACTGTCCAGTTACTGGAGAACACCCCCAGCCTGCAGGACGACCCCCCGCAGCAGGAGTTTCCGTCAATGGGTTGTCCAACGCCAGCG cagcatcaggagcTCTTGGAGCCTTTTGAtgaacaggaagaagaaggaggagatggcCAGGAAGACGTCACCAAGTTCAGCCCAACCAGAGCCCCCTCCACAGACTACGGCTTTATCTTTGCTCTGGTCTTCTTGGTCAGTGGGATTGTCCTTGTGGTCATTGCCTATACGATTCCCAGAGAGGCCAAAGTAGACCGGGACTCTGTTTCAGCGCGGCAGATGGAGAAACTGGAGATCTACTACGCCCAACTGGGCTCCCACTTGGACAAGTGCATCATCGCTGGCTTGGGCCTGCTAACTCTGGGGGGGATGTTcctgtgtgtgctgctgctggtgtcagtCTGCCAAGGTCAGTTATACCAGCACAACATTGTGTTCATACGACCCAAGAGAACTTACGGCTCTATCAACCTGCGAATGaagcagctggaagaagaagTGGGAGAACATGAgggtggagacagagaggagctttAA
- the tmem74b gene encoding transmembrane protein 74 isoform X1: MRPCPPPSHLSHEPAAAEHFSDLLCRHPPVVSQMSLETSVELQELQGRGRQQGMSPVPTLASWRAASVCCTVQLLENTPSLQDDPPQQEFPSMGCPTPAQHQELLEPFDEQEEEGGDGQEDVTKFSPTRAPSTDYGFIFALVFLVSGIVLVVIAYTIPREAKVDRDSVSARQMEKLEIYYAQLGSHLDKCIIAGLGLLTLGGMFLCVLLLVSVCQGQLYQHNIVFIRPKRTYGSINLRMKQLEEEVGEHEGGDREEL; this comes from the exons ATGCgcccctgccctcctccctctcatctctcacaTGAACCCGCCGCAGCGGAGCATTTCTCGGATCTCCTCTGCAGACATCCGCCGGTAGTTTCCCAG ATGTCTCTGGAGACGTCCGTAGAGCTTCAGGAGCTCCAAGGAAGAGGAAGGCAGCAGGGCATGAGTCCAGTCCCGACCTTGGCGTCCTGGCGAGCAGCCTCAGTGTGCTGCACTGTCCAGTTACTGGAGAACACCCCCAGCCTGCAGGACGACCCCCCGCAGCAGGAGTTTCCGTCAATGGGTTGTCCAACGCCAGCG cagcatcaggagcTCTTGGAGCCTTTTGAtgaacaggaagaagaaggaggagatggcCAGGAAGACGTCACCAAGTTCAGCCCAACCAGAGCCCCCTCCACAGACTACGGCTTTATCTTTGCTCTGGTCTTCTTGGTCAGTGGGATTGTCCTTGTGGTCATTGCCTATACGATTCCCAGAGAGGCCAAAGTAGACCGGGACTCTGTTTCAGCGCGGCAGATGGAGAAACTGGAGATCTACTACGCCCAACTGGGCTCCCACTTGGACAAGTGCATCATCGCTGGCTTGGGCCTGCTAACTCTGGGGGGGATGTTcctgtgtgtgctgctgctggtgtcagtCTGCCAAGGTCAGTTATACCAGCACAACATTGTGTTCATACGACCCAAGAGAACTTACGGCTCTATCAACCTGCGAATGaagcagctggaagaagaagTGGGAGAACATGAgggtggagacagagaggagctttAA
- the tmem74b gene encoding uncharacterized protein tmem74b isoform X2, translating into MRPCPPPSHLSHEPAAAEHFSDLLCRHPPVVSQMSLETSVELQELQGRGRQQGMSPVPTLASWRAASVCCTVQLLENTPSLQDDPPQQEFPSMGCPTPAHQELLEPFDEQEEEGGDGQEDVTKFSPTRAPSTDYGFIFALVFLVSGIVLVVIAYTIPREAKVDRDSVSARQMEKLEIYYAQLGSHLDKCIIAGLGLLTLGGMFLCVLLLVSVCQGQLYQHNIVFIRPKRTYGSINLRMKQLEEEVGEHEGGDREEL; encoded by the exons ATGCgcccctgccctcctccctctcatctctcacaTGAACCCGCCGCAGCGGAGCATTTCTCGGATCTCCTCTGCAGACATCCGCCGGTAGTTTCCCAG ATGTCTCTGGAGACGTCCGTAGAGCTTCAGGAGCTCCAAGGAAGAGGAAGGCAGCAGGGCATGAGTCCAGTCCCGACCTTGGCGTCCTGGCGAGCAGCCTCAGTGTGCTGCACTGTCCAGTTACTGGAGAACACCCCCAGCCTGCAGGACGACCCCCCGCAGCAGGAGTTTCCGTCAATGGGTTGTCCAACGCCAGCG catcaggagcTCTTGGAGCCTTTTGAtgaacaggaagaagaaggaggagatggcCAGGAAGACGTCACCAAGTTCAGCCCAACCAGAGCCCCCTCCACAGACTACGGCTTTATCTTTGCTCTGGTCTTCTTGGTCAGTGGGATTGTCCTTGTGGTCATTGCCTATACGATTCCCAGAGAGGCCAAAGTAGACCGGGACTCTGTTTCAGCGCGGCAGATGGAGAAACTGGAGATCTACTACGCCCAACTGGGCTCCCACTTGGACAAGTGCATCATCGCTGGCTTGGGCCTGCTAACTCTGGGGGGGATGTTcctgtgtgtgctgctgctggtgtcagtCTGCCAAGGTCAGTTATACCAGCACAACATTGTGTTCATACGACCCAAGAGAACTTACGGCTCTATCAACCTGCGAATGaagcagctggaagaagaagTGGGAGAACATGAgggtggagacagagaggagctttAA